In the genome of Streptomyces lydicus, the window CAGGTCCACACGAGGGTGCGCAGGCAGTCGTCGGCCGTGACGGCCGGGTCGGCGAGGAAGTCCGCGAACTGTTCGGGGTTCAGGCCGGTGATGCCGTCGAGGGTGCAGGGGGCGACCTCGGGTCTCGGGCCCTGCGGCGGGCCCGCGGGCTTGGTCTGCGGGCCCGGTATGCGGCCTCTCTCGACGAGGGCACGGGGCGCCGGCGCCGGGGAGGCGTCGGACTTCGGGGCCCTGGCGAGGCGTTGGGCGTGGTCGAAGGGGTTGGCGGTGGAGGCGGCGGGCCGGTGGCCGGGCTGCGCCGCCCGGGCCTGCTGCGAGGAGGTGGCCGACGGGTGGGGTGCCGCCTGGGCGGCCTGGACGGCCGGCAGGGCGAGGGTGGTGGCGAGCGTGGTGGCGAGGGTCGCGGCCAGCAGGACGCTGCGCGGCAGACGCGAAGGGGGCACCTGAACCTCCGGGAGGGGGTGGGGGGTTGTGTGCAGAGGGAGGCGGTGGCCTTCACTCCACGAGGTGTGACCCATAACATAGTAATGTGAAATTGCACTGACAAGGCTTCAGGTAGCTTTCTTTACCGGAGGTGTACTTTGCCCTCGCGTGCTCCCCAACTCCACACCGGCAGCCACGACTTGCCGGTGTCGGACGCCCTCGCCGCCTTCATGGCCGGCCGGTGGGCCGCCGCCCCGCCCCCCGACGGGCCCCGCGTCCCGGGCTTCGACCGGTTCGCCGGCCGCCGGGCCCGGCTCGCCGCACGCTTCCCCGGCGAGCGGCTGACCGTCCCCGCCGGGGAGTCGAAGGTCCGCTCCCACGACTGCGATCACCGCTTCCGCCCGCACAGCGCCTACGCCTGGCTGACCGGGCTGACGGGCGAGGACCAGCCGGGGCACGTCCTGGTACTGGAACCGGACGGCGAGGCGGTGCTGTACCTGCGGCCGCGGCCGCCGCGGGACGGCGGTGGCGCGTTCTACCGGGACCGCCGGCACGGCGAGTTCTGGGTGGGCCGCCGCCCCGATCTCGCCGAGGCCGAACGCCTCACCGGCCTGCGCTGTGCGCATCTGGACGACCTCGCACCTCACCGGCCCGGACGGGACGCCGCCCACGACGCCGAACTCGCCTCCGTGCTCAGCGAGTTGCGACTGGTGAAGGACGACTGGGAGGTGTCTCAGCTCCAGGAGGCCGTCGCGCACACCACCACCGGCTTCGAGGATGTCGTACGGTCCCTCCCCACCGCACTGCGCCACCCGCGCGGCGAACGCTGGATCGAGGGGGTCTTCCAGCTGCGCGCCCGCGCCGAGGGCAACGGCACCGGGTACGAGACGATCGCCGCCGCCGGCGCCCACGCCTGTGTGCTCCACTGGACCCGCAACGACGGTCCGCTCGACCCCGGCCAGTTGCTGCTGCTGGACGCGGGCGTGGAGACCGACACGCTGTACACCGCCGACCTCACCCGCACCCTGCCGCTCTCCGGGCGCTTCTCCCCCGTCCAGCGCCGGGTGTACGAGCTGGTGCTCGCCGCCCAGGAGGCGGGCATCGCCGCCCTCAGGCCGGGCGCGAGCTTCCGGGACTTCCACCGGGCCTGCAGCGGCGTCCTGGCCGAGGGGCTGGCCGACTGGGGCGTCCTGCGCATCCCGGCGCGTGAGGCGCTTGCCGCCGACAGCGGCCTGTACCGGCGCTACACGCTGTGCAGTTCGGGCCATATGCTCGGGCTCGATGTGCACGACTGCGCCCGGGCCCGTGCGGAGCAGTACCTGGACGGCGTCCTGACACAGGGGCAGGTCCTGACCGTGGAACCGGGGCTCTATTTCCAGCCCGACGACGAGACCCTGCCCCGCGAGCTGCGCGGTATCGGGGTCCGGATCGAGGACGATCTGGTGATCACCTCGGACGGTGCCCGGCTGATGTCGTCGGCGCTGCCGCGCACCGCCGACGGGGTGGAGGAGTGGATGGACGGGCTCCTCACCGGGCGGGACTGAGCGGGCCGACCGGGCCGACCGGGTTCCCCGTCCGCCCGGTCGGCCCGGCGGTCAGCCCCGGCGGGCGGCCTGCGCCCGCTGCGGCCGCGGTACCAGCGGTTCCTCGCGGCCCTGGGCCCACAGCGAGCGGACATGACCGAGGTGGCGGGCCATACAGGCCTCGGCCGCCTCGGCGTCACCCGTCAGCATCACATCGAGCAGTTCGACGTGCTCCTCGGCAGAGGGCAGCAGTTGATTGCGCTCGTCGAGGCGGGTGAGGCCGTAGAGACGGGAGCGCTTGCGCAGGTCCCCGACCGTCTCGACCAGGCGGTCGTTGCCGCTGAGGCCGAGCAGTTCGAGGTGGAAGCGGCGGTCGGCCTCCAGGTAGCCGATGAGGTCGTGCCCGCGGGCGGCGGCGACGATCTCCAAGGCGGCCGGGCGCAGGGCCTCCAGCTGTGCCGGGTCGGCGGTACGGGTGACCTGGCCGACGACCGGGACCTCGATCAGGGCACGGATCTCGGTGTACTGGTCGAGGTCGCGCTCGCTCACCTCGGTGATCCGGAAGCCCTTGTTGCGTACCGGCTCGACCAGCCCCTCGCGGGCGAGGTCGAGCATCGCCTCGCGTACCGGGGTGGCGGAGACCCCGAAGTCCGCGGCGAGGCCCGGTGCCGAGTAGACCGACCCCGGGCACAGCTCCCCCGCGATCAGGGCCGCGCGCAGTTGATGGGCGACCTGGTCGCGAAGCCGCTCCTGCGCGGTGATCAGGCTGCGGTGCTTGAGTTCACCCATCGTGGTCCTCCGAATTGGCGCGGAGTGCCAGCGTACAATGTCACGTTGCGCGAACTCCCCGGTGGCGGGCGGCCGTCGGCCTCACGGGCCGTGCGTCACAGCATGAACCCCGCGGGGAACGGATCGGACGGGTCGAGGAAGTACTGCGCGGTGCCGGTCACCCAGGCCCGGCCGGTGACGGTGGGCACGACGGCCGGGAACGGGCCGGCCGTGGTGCTGGAGACGAGGCGGCCGGTGAACTCCGTTCCGATGAACGACTCGTTGACGAAGTCCTGGTGGAGCGGGAGTTCGCCGCGTGCGTGCAGCTGCGCCATCCGCGCGGAGGTGCCCGTACCGCACGGCGAGCGGTCGAACCACCCGGGGTGGATGGCCATCGCGTGCCGGGAGCGGGCGGCGTTCGACCCCGGCGCGGCGAAGTAGATGTGCTTGAGGCCGCCGATCCGCTCGTCCTCGGGATGGACCGGCCGGTCGGTGGCGTTCACGGCCTCCATGAGGGCGAGTCCGGCGGCGAGGATGTCGTCCTTGCGGGCCCGGTCGAAGGGCAGGCCGACGCTGTCCAGCGGCAGGATCGCGTAGAAGTTGCCACCGTAGGCGAGGTCATAGCTCAGTGTGCCGTAGCCCGGGACGGCGATCTTGCGGTCCAGTCCGGCGCAGAAGGCGGGCACATTGGTGAGGGTGACGGCCGTGGCCGCCCCGTCCCTCACCTGCACCTCCGCGGTGACCAGCCCGGCGGGGGTGTCGAGCCGCACCCTGGTCACGGGTTCTTGGACCTCCACCATGCCGGTCTCGACGAGGACGGTGGCCACACCGATCGTGCCGTGACCGCACATCGGGAGGAAGCCGGAGACCTCGATGAACAGGACGCCGTAGTCGGCGTCGGGCCGGGTCGGCGGCTGGAGGATCGCGCCGCTCATGGCGGCATGGCCGCGCGGCTCGTACATCAGCAGGGTGCGGAGGGCGTCGCGGTGCTCGGCGAAGTGCAGCCGGCGCTCGGCCATGGTGGCGCCGGGGACGGTGCCGATGCCGCCGGTGATGACGCGGGTGGGCATGCCCTCGGTGTGGGAGTCGACGGCGTGGAAGACGTGGCGGGTGCGCATGGCGAGCTCCTTCTCAGTGGTGGCCGTCGGCGAGGAGCTTTCCGGTGGCGGCGCGGAGCGCGGCCGCGTGCTCGGCGGTGAGCGGGGAGCGCGGCGGGCGGGTCGGGCCGCCGCGGTGTCCGGCGAGGTCCATGGCGAGCTTGATCGCCTGCACGAACTCGGGCCGGGAGTCCCAGCGCAACAGCGGGTGCAGGGCGCGGTAGAGCGGCCGCGCGGTGTCGAGGTCACCGGCGAGGGCGGCACGGTAGAGGGTGCCGCACGCCTCGGGCAGTGCATTGGGGAAGCCCGCGATCCAGCCGACGGCCCCGGCGAGGGCGAGTTCGAGCAGGACGTCGTCGGCTCCGATCAACAGGTCCAGTTCCGGGACGACTTCGGCGATCTCGTAGGCCCTGCGGACATCACCGCTGAACTCCTTCACGGCGACGATGCTTCCGTCGGCGTACAGCTCGGCGAGGAGGCCGGGGGTGAGGTCGACCTTGGTGTCGAAAGGGTTGTTGTAGGCGACGACGGGCAGGCCGGCCGCGGCGACCTCGGCGAAGTGGGCACGGACCGCCTCCGGTTCGGCACGGTAGCCGTTGGGCGGCAGCAGCAGAACGGATCCGGCGCCCGCCTCGGCGGCCTGCTCGGCCCACCGGCGCGAGGCGGCGCTGCCGTAGGCGGAGACACCGGGCATCACCCGGTCGCCACCGCCGGCGGCCGCCACGGCGGTACGGACGACCCGGGCGCGCTCGTCGTCGGTGAGCGTCTGGTATTCGCCGAGGGAGCCGTTGGGGACGACACCGTCGCAGCCGGCGGCGAGCAGCCGGGCCACCTGGTCGGCGTAGGCGTCGTGGTCGACGGAGAGGTCGTCACGGAAGGGGAGGGTGGTGGCAACCATGATGCCGTGCCAGGGACGGGTGCGGGTGCGGGTGACCATGGGAAGTCTCCTTCTATGAGGTGTGACATTTTACTGAGCGTCCCAGGGGCTTGCCAAGGCCGCCCGGAATCGAACTAGCCCTGTCCGTCCGCGAGTTCTCCCAGAACGACGGGACAGGCGAGGGGTCTGCGGTCGGCCGCGGGTCCGCCCCCGCCCGCGAGACGGGCCACCGCGGGGCCGCACATCCGCCCCTGGCACCAGCCCATTCCGGCCCGGGTCAGCAGCTTGACGGTACGGGTGTCGCGGGCACCGAGACCCGATACGGCGTCCAGGATCCGGCCGGCCGTGACCTCCTCGCACCGGCAGACCTCGGTGTCCTCGCGGAGCCAGCCGGTCCAGCCGGGGCGCGGCGCATGGGCGGCGGCCATGGTCCGGGCGAACCGCCGCAGCCGGTCCCGGCGGCGGCGCAGCGAGCCGTGAACTCCCCGGCCCGCAATGCTGTACGCCGCCACCTCACCTTCCACAAAGGCGAGTTCCGCACCCCCGATGCCCCCGGCCTCACCGGCCGCCCAGACGCCGTCGACCGTGGTCCGCTGCTGGTGGTCGAGCACCAGCGCCCAGGTGCCGTCCGGAGTGCGGCGGGTGGCGCAGCCCAGTGCCGTGGCCGGCTCCAGTTGCGGTACGAGCCCGTGCCCGACGGCGAGCGCATCGCAGGGGATGCGCAGTCCGGTCCCGGGCACCGGCCGCCAGTCCCGGTCGATCCTGGTCAGGGTGACGGCCTCGACCCGGTCGGTGCCGTGCACGGCGGTGACCGCGCTGCGGGAGCGGAGGCGTACGCCGTGGCGGAGCAGGGTCACCGCGTGACCGGCCCCTTCTGCGAGCTTGCGGGGGTTGACGGCAAGCGTGCGCGGGGCCCGGGCGTATCCGGCGTAGCCGCTCGCCTCGGCGACCACCGGCACGGTGGCGCCGGCCGCGGCGAGCGAGCCGGCGACAGCGAGCAGCAGCGGCCCGCTGCCGGCGACCACGATCCGCCGCCCCGGCAGCACCAGCCCCGCCTTGAGCATGGCCTGCGCGCCTCCCGCTCCCACGACACCGGGCACCGTCCAGCCGGGGAAGGGGAGTTGGCGCTCGTACGCGCCGGTGGCGAGGAGCACGTGCCGTGCCCTCACCTCGGCCCGGCCCTGCCCGCCGTCGGGTCCGGTCACCGCGTGCACGGTCCAGTGCGCCGGGTCCCGGGTGACGGCCCAGACGTGGTGTGCCGCGAAGTGGTGCACCCGGCCCGCGGCGACTTGCGCGTCCAGCCGCGCGGTACGCCGCGCGAAGGCGCGCCAGGAGTGGTGCAGGGCCTCGGGGCGGGCGGCGCCCAGCCCGGGGGCCGGCTGCCGGTAGAACTGTCCGCCGGGCCGCGCTGCCGCGTCGACGAGGGCCACCCGCAGTCCGAAGCCGGCGGCGGTGACGGTGGCGGCGAGCCCGGCCGGCCCCGCGCCGATGACCACGAGGTCGTGGGGGTCAGACGGTGAGGTCGGCATGCCCGTGTCCTTCCTGGGTGGTGATCGTGTCCCCGGGCCGGGCGGGCACCAGGCAGGCGCGTTGGTTGGGCCGGCCGTTGACGGTGGCCAGACAGTCGAAGCAGGAGCCGATCCCGCAGAAGGCCCCGCGCGGCCGCCCGTCGCGTCGTGTGGTCCGCCAGGAGAGCACACCGGCCGCCCAGAGCGCGGCGGCGATGCTCTGACCGGGCAGTGCGGGGAGCGGCCGCCCGTCGAAACGAATCTCGAACGCCGGTCCCGGCGCGGCCCGTACGACGTCGGCGGGGGTGCGGCGACGGGTCATCCCCGGACTCCTCTCGGTGGTGGTGTGCGGGCGGGGGGCGACGGCACGAGCAGGGCGGGCAGCCTCATTCCTCCGCCCCTTCCTGCCCCTCCCCTTCCTCCCCCGCCCGTTCGGCGAACCGGTCCGGGCGGAACGGCCGCGGGTCCAGCGGGCCGGGTGCCCCCGTCAGCGCGGCGGCGATCAGCAGGCCGGTGGCCGGGGCGAGTCCGATCCCCGCGCCCTCGTGGCCGCAGGCGTGCAGCAGGCCCGGCAGGCGCGGGTCGGGGCCGATCGCCGGGAGGTGGTCGGGGAGGTAGGGGCGGAACCCCTGATAGGTGCGCATCACCCGGATGCCCGCCAATACGGGGAACAGGGCTGCGGCTTGGGCGGCGAGCCGGCGCAGCACTCCGACGGAGAGCGTGCGGTCGAAGCCGATCCGTTCCCTGCTGGCGCCGATCAGGACCGGTCCGGCCGGGGTGCCCTCGACGACGGCTGAGGTCTGCAGCGCCGCCGATCCGCTGGCCACGTCGGCGACATAGTCCGCGGCATAGACCTTGCGGCGTACGACACGCGGCAGCGGCTCGGTGACCAGCACACATCCCCGGCG includes:
- a CDS encoding aminopeptidase P family protein; this encodes MPSRAPQLHTGSHDLPVSDALAAFMAGRWAAAPPPDGPRVPGFDRFAGRRARLAARFPGERLTVPAGESKVRSHDCDHRFRPHSAYAWLTGLTGEDQPGHVLVLEPDGEAVLYLRPRPPRDGGGAFYRDRRHGEFWVGRRPDLAEAERLTGLRCAHLDDLAPHRPGRDAAHDAELASVLSELRLVKDDWEVSQLQEAVAHTTTGFEDVVRSLPTALRHPRGERWIEGVFQLRARAEGNGTGYETIAAAGAHACVLHWTRNDGPLDPGQLLLLDAGVETDTLYTADLTRTLPLSGRFSPVQRRVYELVLAAQEAGIAALRPGASFRDFHRACSGVLAEGLADWGVLRIPAREALAADSGLYRRYTLCSSGHMLGLDVHDCARARAEQYLDGVLTQGQVLTVEPGLYFQPDDETLPRELRGIGVRIEDDLVITSDGARLMSSALPRTADGVEEWMDGLLTGRD
- a CDS encoding GntR family transcriptional regulator; translated protein: MGELKHRSLITAQERLRDQVAHQLRAALIAGELCPGSVYSAPGLAADFGVSATPVREAMLDLAREGLVEPVRNKGFRITEVSERDLDQYTEIRALIEVPVVGQVTRTADPAQLEALRPAALEIVAAARGHDLIGYLEADRRFHLELLGLSGNDRLVETVGDLRKRSRLYGLTRLDERNQLLPSAEEHVELLDVMLTGDAEAAEACMARHLGHVRSLWAQGREEPLVPRPQRAQAARRG
- a CDS encoding proline racemase family protein — translated: MRTRHVFHAVDSHTEGMPTRVITGGIGTVPGATMAERRLHFAEHRDALRTLLMYEPRGHAAMSGAILQPPTRPDADYGVLFIEVSGFLPMCGHGTIGVATVLVETGMVEVQEPVTRVRLDTPAGLVTAEVQVRDGAATAVTLTNVPAFCAGLDRKIAVPGYGTLSYDLAYGGNFYAILPLDSVGLPFDRARKDDILAAGLALMEAVNATDRPVHPEDERIGGLKHIYFAAPGSNAARSRHAMAIHPGWFDRSPCGTGTSARMAQLHARGELPLHQDFVNESFIGTEFTGRLVSSTTAGPFPAVVPTVTGRAWVTGTAQYFLDPSDPFPAGFML
- a CDS encoding dihydrodipicolinate synthase family protein is translated as MVTRTRTRPWHGIMVATTLPFRDDLSVDHDAYADQVARLLAAGCDGVVPNGSLGEYQTLTDDERARVVRTAVAAAGGGDRVMPGVSAYGSAASRRWAEQAAEAGAGSVLLLPPNGYRAEPEAVRAHFAEVAAAGLPVVAYNNPFDTKVDLTPGLLAELYADGSIVAVKEFSGDVRRAYEIAEVVPELDLLIGADDVLLELALAGAVGWIAGFPNALPEACGTLYRAALAGDLDTARPLYRALHPLLRWDSRPEFVQAIKLAMDLAGHRGGPTRPPRSPLTAEHAAALRAATGKLLADGHH
- a CDS encoding FAD-dependent oxidoreductase, giving the protein MPTSPSDPHDLVVIGAGPAGLAATVTAAGFGLRVALVDAAARPGGQFYRQPAPGLGAARPEALHHSWRAFARRTARLDAQVAAGRVHHFAAHHVWAVTRDPAHWTVHAVTGPDGGQGRAEVRARHVLLATGAYERQLPFPGWTVPGVVGAGGAQAMLKAGLVLPGRRIVVAGSGPLLLAVAGSLAAAGATVPVVAEASGYAGYARAPRTLAVNPRKLAEGAGHAVTLLRHGVRLRSRSAVTAVHGTDRVEAVTLTRIDRDWRPVPGTGLRIPCDALAVGHGLVPQLEPATALGCATRRTPDGTWALVLDHQQRTTVDGVWAAGEAGGIGGAELAFVEGEVAAYSIAGRGVHGSLRRRRDRLRRFARTMAAAHAPRPGWTGWLREDTEVCRCEEVTAGRILDAVSGLGARDTRTVKLLTRAGMGWCQGRMCGPAVARLAGGGGPAADRRPLACPVVLGELADGQG
- a CDS encoding (2Fe-2S)-binding protein, which codes for MTRRRTPADVVRAAPGPAFEIRFDGRPLPALPGQSIAAALWAAGVLSWRTTRRDGRPRGAFCGIGSCFDCLATVNGRPNQRACLVPARPGDTITTQEGHGHADLTV